tcatcttgtatcttttgttaaaataattatgatatgctccaccctctcactgatgctatagtattcttctatgccAGCAATATTCTTGTGTATGAGAAACCCCACTCCTAgatcttttctgtcaactaatacATGGTAGCATCGGACGTGTTCATTCTTCAGCACTGTGTAGGTCTCACGTGTCCTCCCAAGTccgctgagccctattacatcccatttaacacactTTATTTCCTATAGTAGCACacctagactagcctcactagatagcattTTAGTGTTGAAAGTAGCCATGTTCTGATTCCAGCAATTAACCTTTGGCCCTCAGtcttcagcagctgcgaagcaactgtccaaggtggTGGTCAGACCTGTCACACGGCGGAGGGTGCTAACGATTCCTGGGtatggacaggccgccattggaatctgcACATGGCACAAGTATGcaagcaaaactaaaaaaaaatcggGCATGCCTTGAACTTCCCCAACCCCCCTCTATGTCCCTGATGACGTCAGCAACCTGCGGCCCACGGGTCGGTGCAATGCGGTCCAACGCATGACGTCTGAACTTTACCCCGTCAGGTCGTCACCTTTTAGCTTGAGGCCAACATTGCACCTCTGATAATAATGTGTATattgattttattttttgttatttgcaTCATTGTGACTTTTGTGCTGAACATAAACATGCTGTCTATATTTCTATTCCAGTTTATTCACAATTTTCTTCAATTATCTCAATTTGTTTTCCTTAAAGAGGTTCCGCTGCATAACATCAGGCCCATTTCAATGACATTTCCAACAGGCAGGCGGTAATGCAATGATCCCACCTTCAAGTACATTCAAATCGCATCAACAATATTTTACTGACATGCCAAAATAATCAAACGAAGCTGGGAGCTATATATGGCTTGACAGAACACTTGCGGCAGAATGTTGTTCCTGCACACCATAATAAATTTCAGGCCATAGCCTTCTACACATTGTATTATGCTACAAAACTGAACACTAAAAAAACCGCACTCATCTCCCATggaggaactcgagtaaatgcgtcgcagagtggtggagCTATCGTGTAGATGCTGCGTAACTGGGCATGGTTTGGGAATGAATACTGTTATTTTGTCTTATTGTTAACATTTTTGAACAATGAAAAAGCGTGGCCTTCAAAATGTGGTGGTATGCTGATGTTGGCTTGTGCCCCACTACTCGCTGGAGGTACTGTTGGTTCCATCGCATGTACTTATGGTACATGTACTCGAGTTATGCAAAGCGTCAAGTCGATCAAAAGCCAAGtgaagacgcctttgactgaattctgaTCGCGCGATCGAGTGCTTAAATGTGCCAGACATCGAGCGGTCGATACAGCTCATGTCGGACAAGTACGATGAGATGTTGACAAGGCTTGCCGCACAAGAAAAAGATACGAAAGAAATACGGAAAAGACTTGAACGCCTTGAACAGGACACCTGCGCTAGTGATGATGCTTCAAAAAAACTTGAGGCCGATTTAAATGAGCTCGAGTGGAGAAGCCGCAAGTTTAACTTGGAAATACATGGTGTAAGCGTCTCTGAAGGTGAAAATTTGCTTGCAAAGGTAAATTCTGTTGCCAGCATGATTGACGTTTGTGCACTGGACGCAGCAGACGTCGCTGCCATTCACCGCCTCCCATGCAAATTTGGCAAAACACCAGGTATAATCGTTCGGTATGTCAGACAATCTGTTAGAGACGAATGGCTGCATAACCGGTCAAAACTGAGAGAAAAGAAATCAAGCCTGTTCATCCAAGAGAACTTGACCAGCCAAAGTCGGCAACTGCTTCGAGAGGCTAAGGAATGGGCGAGGGAAAATCGGTACAAATACGCATGGCACAAGAACGGGAAAATCCTGCTGCGCAAATCTGACGGCGATTCCGTGTTAGTAGTGCGTCACAGGACCGACTTTTCCGTCTAAGCCTGCTAGTTGCTGACTGTATCTAGATTATTTCATTCCTCAAAATGGCTAGTCAAAGTCCCTTTCTTCCACACGAGCTAGACGCTTTTGTGACAAGTCATCACGCACATTCCTTGAAGTGCCTTCATCTAAACGTTCGTTCACTCTATAACAAGGAAGAAGATATAAATGACTTCATCAATGGTTTTCATTTTCTGTTTTATGCAGTAATGCTTAGTGAAACTTGGTGCAGGGATGATCGTGATTTGTTCAAATTTCCGTCTTATCAATCGTATTGTGTAAACAGAACTAATCGCCGAGGCGGTGGCGTTATGCTGTTGCTAAGAGAGCACGTAAACTGCGAGCTGCTTTCCAACTTTTGTATCTGTTGTGATGATTTTGAAATAATAACAGCTCGTGTGAATGACTGTATGTTTTCCGTTTGCTATAGACCACCAAGTGGAAATCTTCCTAGTTTCTTTTGTTTCTATGAACAGCTGTTATCATTTGTTTCAGAAACTGGCGATTATTTGGTGTctgctggtgattttaatatcGACCTGTTGACCATTTCTGCACCACAAAAGGCCATGTTAACCATGCTGACTTCTAACGGATGCGAAAACTTAATCTATGTACCGACAAGGGTAACTACTGAAAGCGAAAcactgttagatttatttattacTAATATCGATTCTACAAAAGCCAACAGTGGTGTAATAACGTGGGACCTTAGTGACCACCTCCCAATATTTGCTCTACTAAGAAAGCAAAATTTCGCGATAAATGAAAagcatcagtacatttcttttcaAAATATTACACAAACAGGTTTGGATAATTTTAGAGCTGAATTGCTACTTAGCGATATTCCGCAAATTCTGAAAATAGACGACGTTGACATTGCATACAGTAAACTTATTGATGAAATTTCTCGTGTGTATAAGCGTCACTTCccacaaaaaaagtttaaattgggtaaaaaaataagaaaaccatggataacccctgaattgttacaaaaaattaAGTGTAAAAATGCGCTTTATCACAAGTTCATTAAAAGTAAGGAACCAAGCATATTGAAAGAATACAAGTCGCTTAGAAACAAACTAAACAAAGAACTAAGGTCACACAGGAAATGCTATTTTCAAGCTGAGTTTGATAGCTGCTCGAAAAAACCCGATATGTTATGGAAAAAGCTTAATACTGTCTTAAATCGCCGTAAATCGTCTCCACGTGTAGAAAAGCTATTTCTTGGTGGCCACGAAGTATGGGGCGATGATTTGGCGAATACATTTAATGATTATTTTGTGAGCAATTCTAATTCTTGTGCATCTGCTGATATTACAAAATTTATGCCTGATAGCAATCCATCTTCCTTTTTCCTTCGCCCATTTACAGAGTCTGAAGTACTGTCAGTTTTTCTTTCGCTTAAAAATAGCTCAAGTTGTGACGTTGAGGGCATGCAGGTTCGTCCAATCAAGTATGTGCTTGATTTAATTTGTCCATATCTTACCTACATCTTTAATCTGTCTTTGGCGAGCGCTATCTTTCCCAGGAGGATGCAGATCGCAAgagtttctgtgctttttaagaaaggtgacataaacgatatcaaaaattatagacctatttcgatattaccagtattatccaaagggctggagaaacttatacacgtgcaaatgtctaattttttcgataagcacaatcttatatctacagcccaatttggatttagaaaacacctttctactgagttagccttgctacaacaaaaagaattcattttaacacaatttgaaagcaagaatcttgtgctcggcctttacattgatttcagtaaagcatttgattgtatccatcattccatactacttaaaaaacttgaaacctatggtattcgcgggcactgcttaaacctcgtgaagtcgtatctagatcatcgccatcagtacgtccagattgagcattaccgttcagacttaaaacacatcagcagaggcgttcctcaaggtagtattctcggcccatttctttttatagtttacatcaatgacctagtaaatatctacagtgatgcgaaatacgttatgtacgctgacgacgctagcctatttttttcgtcacctgaacttggtagccttcagaataacaccaacactgctctaagggcgctccaagaatggtcagcagcaaacgttttgcaaattaatactaaaaagacaaaagctgtgattttcagaccaaaatctaagcagataacctgcgatcacatcacccttctttacacaaatgaagcaatagaaatagtgagtagtgtgaaaatactgggagttaccttcacacaaaatatgctttgggatttacacatcgaatcagttttaggcaagctatctcgtgtggttggtatgatggcgcgtcacagattgatattaccttttaaaataaagcttcttgtttacaatgcactctttttttcttccttgtattattgttttttggtatggggtacgacgacatatacaaatcttgaaagacttcatgtactgcagaaaaaatttctacgggcgcttttcaatgtaccctacaattcccatacttcagatttattcttgaagggaaatgtcatccgcgtgtttaccctatacaattacaagttaagtatagcgttcaaacgagagataaaagaaaacctaaagtttttccacgagttatctcatcttgccaaaaacacccattcatacggcactcgttacatagaacagtggaaggtggtcactgcgcggacaagctattctatgcagaagctatcatacacgctgccaacccttttaaattcatttcataaattacacattgaattgaaaataacttctgcacgaacactgcgcgagcatttcatcaattcatgctaacatagtaaatagtgtaaaatattgctttttttcattcttccttatTGATGTGTTTTTTTAGACATATCTGTATTCTGAGtatgtgtttcttgtgatttttttttctctttatgtgaatgtttgccatcgctgcctgcactgtaggggtggctgcgggcctctgtcaagttgcttgtgctttcaagcaacttttacccgcagtctcctccatcgctgatggaaataaaaattattattattattattaaatataGGCACCGTTCAGTCCAGTTTGCCAGTTTGACTGCAGCGCCGAATACATAGTCTAGCGGATAAAAAAGCAACCTTAAGGTGGCCTCGGTGAAAATGGAATGCAATGCTTGCGTCTCGCGGCACCCTGCATCTGTCGGCGGATATAGGCCGGGATACATGGGGGACGTGAGCACGCCTCTATTTTCTGCGTGTCCCTAATGGCGAATGTCAAAAACTTTGAGACGGCGCAgtgtgaaaaaaatggcagcatatccacggagtgaatgatggggagtggggcgaagcattcgttcgtccattcgttcttgcttccgtccgtccctgcgtacgtctgtgtaaccgtccatgcgtctatccacccgtccgtgcgtgcgtctgttcgtgcgtccatccctgcgttcgtccatgcatccgcccctgcgtccattcatgcgtccatccatgcatctgtctgtgtgtccgttcgtccatctattcagcactccaagtaccaccatctcgcattttttcatcatatattctccatatagaagcaccgccatccagcggaccttTCAAGGACTAagcgggaggtggcacatgcacactttcttacggcttgcgcttcgggtttacttcccacctttaaccaccttgagttcatggtatatactagttcactgtattcatggctatgcggcccaacactcgctaaacctttcgaaaaccaaggaggttgcacccagcgagtataacgtagcaaccgtttcttgtcagattgtgctcaatgtacatgccaatagctgctaatggggatcgcagcgtgcgcgttacctaaaggccgaatgctcctgtctctcattcccccttaacagccattaacatgtgcattgagcactatcttttattgttcaacaacgcacagaagaaatctctcaccggaaccaccttagaggtcaaaatcgtaaggaccgctatttcgggtatatgccactggtggttacgtactacgagggacgcacaagccacgccatataaggagcttcacccctaaaacgcaGCTCTCTTTGGTCAGTGTGCGGTGCCCATACGGGGTGGCCAGTCaatggctgtgcagcgcgagcagtccgttttttactagcagatgctGCCGGCGTAAGCTAAAAAGcattcatgtgcgcgcgtctccgtgttgtAGGGTGGTGTCAGAATTTGACCAACCACTTGCCGCCACCCATTAAAACACAATGTTACCAGTCCCAGTTGACATGGCAACAAGTGCCGTGTTGGTTCTTGTGGCCACGCGTTGCTGCTCCGCCACACTGCATCATGATGCATGTTGGAGCGGGTGTGCAaactgcggtatgagctgcgtttgccTACACCGTTGACCAAGCTTCCGCTACGGCACCATCCTCGCGCTAAGCGCACCTACAAGAACTTTGGAGTGTAAATGCCAGAGTGCTGCGCGCCGCAATGCGAATTCACCTAGGGGCTGTCCCGCTtccgacttgctctagccaacggaaacgctgcattacacaagtgaagtgagatTCCTTCGAGCCGACTACTTCTCCTCGCGTTTGTGAGGAGAGTGATAAAACAAAGACCCGTGATACCAGAGCTGAACCCGTCTATACTGAACAAAGGGTTAGCTCCGAATCCCACTTCGTTGTTCTCTTCCTCTCCTCCCAGTACTTAGGACCATGACAACTCCCCACTAGTCTATTTTTAACATCCTCTGAGGGGGACAAAATGAAGCGTCCGTCAGTAATCTTGCGGCTTCTATTACACATAGTTTTCGCACCGACCGGTTCACCACGTGGCCTGTAGCCAAACGTATGGAGCATGCTTTAGCTACACCGTCTCGTCTGGGATGCTGCGACGTCACTCTCCCCAGTTTTCAGAACGTCGGAGAAATGTTGTCTTCGTGCACTATCACAACGTCGCCCATGCGAAGCAGTGAGGAACCTTGTTCCGGGCGGCAATGCGCTgatcgcagctgcagtaagtagGCACTTTTCCGTCTTTGCCAAAACTGCATGCTAATCCGCTTCCAGTACGGCACTGGTCATTGTAGCTCAGCGTAACATGATGTCTCTACTGTGACACCCGGCTCAGGCTTGGCGATGGCTCGCTTTCCGAGCAAAAGTGCACTGGAGTTAAAGGCTGGAATTTATTGGGGTTATCCTCCTGGTAGGTCAGAGGTCTGCTACTAATGACGGCTTTAACTTCGCATTACGTTGTCGTGAGGCCTTCTCCATCAAGGCTGCTACGCCCTAAGATCAGCTTCAAAGCGTGTCTCGTAGTTCGGATGAGACGCTCCTACCATCCACCACACCAAGGAGCTCGTTCCACAATAGTTTTCTACTGTTGCGCGCAGTGGTGGCGTACTCTTGCAACGCAGGGATGATTGATTTAAACCTCGGTGCACAAGAACAAAACGTTGGCGTTGCAAGAGTACACCACGGCTGGAACACCTCGCCGCACAACAAACTGACGAAAAGCGAGAATCGTGGTCGCTGGTGTGATGTCGGAGGTAAGTTCGAAGTAAACAGCCCGTGTCACGGTACATGAATATATTAGTATGTATGATTTATTCGAGTTGTAAGTCGTGCGAACGCAAAGTGGCCCACAATAGTCGATGCCAACAACCGAAAATTCTTGAGCCTTAGTTATTCTTTTTGGTGGCAATGCTGCTATTGGAGCATACGCTGCCTTCAGTCGTCGTTTGCGGCACGTTAAGCACCGAGAAAGCACATTTTTTACGGTCTTCTTTCCCTTCAACCTCCAGAATCTTGCCCGGAGTTCAATCAGGGTGAGTTAGATGCCACCATGAAGAGTGCGGGCATGAGCAGCTTGCACAATCAGCGTGGTCAACTTGAGTTCTGCGGGCAACAGAATGGGATGCCGGATGTCAGGGCTGGCGTTCTCGAGCCTGCCACCAACACGGAGGAGCCAATTTGTATCCAGGGAAAACGCCAGGCGAAGGGCCGATGACGCTGACAGCACCTTTTTCTGTTTCTCGAGAAATCGTATTTCGGCTCCGAAATACTAGTCTTGCACGAGTCGAAGCCAATAACTCTCAGCCTCTTCAAGTTCCCAAGTCGTGAGCGTTCCACTGCGGGGAGGGCTCCTTCTTGAAGCGTTGTGGACGAATTGCTGCACGAAAGCAGTAACGCGCAAAAGCCTATTCAGCTAGCTGAAATCTTCTGCATGCACAATTGAAGTCCTCGATGAAACAATGAATGGACAGATCATCGTGGCTGTCTCAAAGAGAGGCTCAATGTCTCTGTCGTTCGGAAGGTCAACCAGCTTAAAACTAGAAATAAGTCCTGGTGTCGAGAGCCAAGGGGGACCGTCCCACCATTTATCCGACTCCAAGAACACCTTTGCGGAGACGCCGTGGGTGAGTAGATCGGCAGGATTCTCGCTGCTGCTGCAATGCGCCCAGCTGTCGGGCTTGGTGATCTTGCATATCTCGGCCACACGAATGCTGATGAAAAGATCTCGATTCCTTGTTTTACCTCGGATACAGTGAAGGGCGACGAAGAAGTCGGTCCAAATGTGACCGGATGCCAGCTGGAGAGATGGCTCGGACCATACGTACTCAGCTAGCCGTGCTCCAATAACGCAGGCCATCAGCTCCAGTCGACGTAGGGACATTGCCTTGAGGGGAGCGACATGACTTCAGTTTATGAGCAATCGTGTGACGCATGCCCTGTTGGCAAAAGCGCCCGAACGTGGATGCACGCTCCACAAGCCTTGGGACTGGCATCGGTAAATATGTGCGGTTAAAATGCCAGCTCTACGCTGCTGTTGTGCTGAAACACGTAGTGAGGTATCTGTGCCTGGACATCTGGCAACTCGGCGCACCACGCGTTCCATGCAGCTTGTACCTCATCTGACAGCATGTCATTCCAGGAGTGCTTCTGCTTCCACAAGTCTTGGAAAATCAGCTTACTTTTCACGGTGAATCGGGAAAGATAACCAAGCGAATCATAAACTCTGGCCGCTGTTCGAAGGATCGTGCCCTTGGTGGCCGGACTCTTTGCGGCAAAGGAGGCTGCGGTCGCAAACTGTCAACGCGATCGTATCGCCTTTACATTTCCACGGCACGCCCAAAACCTTCATGAGATGGTGATCTCCTGCTTCCATCTCCATAGCCACGTTATCTTGCAGAAACAGCTACTTTAGCAGGTCGGATTGCTGCCCAGTTCCGTAACTCCGTGCATGCTTCAGTGAAAATAGCACGTGTCTTGTACACAGTGAAGACTTTGCCTTGACTGTGTACCTTCTCCAGGAGGACCACTGTCACGGGAAATTTTTCCCAACACGAATAAAAATGATGGAGTAGCGTGGCGGCAAGCAGAAAAGGACTTGATGCTGCTCCGTAAGGAACCCAAGTAATCTGCCATGTGACAGTGGGTGGGCTAAATCTTCCTTGGTTGGCAGTTGCTGAACCCATAGAAAACGTAATAAATCGTGGTCTTCTGGTCGAATGAGCTCACATTTGCTAATAGGCTTTCTTTATATCTGCCGCAAGAATCACCGGGTAGCAATAAAAGGACAACAATAGTTGCACAATGTTAACACCAAGCTTCACCTCTTTCGACAAAACTTCAATCAGGCACGGTTGTCCGACGACATGAGACGACGCGTCAAAGACAACCCGGAGCTTGGTGGTCACTGCACTTCAGCGGATCACAGCATGATGTGGTATATAATAAATATTAGGGCCTGGAATCTGCTCTTCGTCAACTATTTCTGCATAATTATCCTTGAAATAAGTAGGGGTGGCTTCATCATACTGCTTCAGCACTGGCCAGTTCCCgcgggtttcacggcaccaaatGATAAAACAAGGACCCGTGATCGTAGAGCTGGACCCTTCTTTACTGAAcaaagggaaggaaggaaggaaagaaggaaggaaggagagatggagggagagagggagggagggtcTGAAAACTGTGGCCACATGCACGCGGAGGGATTGGTTAAGAACCGGGTAGTTCTGAAGAAACGCTGGTAATTTGCTGGCTCACGTTTTTTAAACTATTAAAAAAGGCAAAAATTAAATGAGAAATAGACAATTTGACATAACGAATATAGCAAATGAAGCAGATGGTTTCACCTACAACAATAAACAATTGAATAAATAAAGCAATTCGAAAAAATCTAGTTTAGGAGTAATTATAGGTTCTACAGTCTGAATCTTTATGAAGCTTTAATAAACTCCTTCAAGGCATCGGAAACTTTCCCGTCAGAGAACCCTAGGGACAAAGCACCCAAAGAAACATTTGGAGTGGTCAAATCCAATTCTACGAGACGAAAGACGGGATCTTATGGGATTTCGCTCAATGCAGCGTATATTTTACAATATATCAGATAATGTTCTAATGTTTCAGGAACTCCACAAAACCAACAATTAGGCGAAGCAGTCAGACCAGCTCTCTGGAAATAAAAATTGAGGCTTATAGTAACACACCTCTGCCTTGTGATTTCGATTTCAGCTGCACGCGTGTCGCATATTATACTGTTCCAACGATGATTTAGGTGTTGAAATTCTTGTGTGTTTATTTTGGGTGGCAAAGAAAATGCTTCTAACATCACTTTCCTCCTAAATCTAGCCCCTATAACAAATTTAGATGCTGGAAATATGTGGATAACCGGGTCATTTAATGACGACTTAGCTAATGCGCCCACCATTTCATTGAGGAAAATTTTCTTATGGGCTGATAACCAAACCAATTTAACCATCTGTATACACGATGGAACTAGTGATTTGAAAGTACTCAGCACGTGGGAGTTCTCATTTGTAGTAAGAGAAGAACATACCGACAGCGCATCAGTTAAAATTATGGCCGAACTAGTTGATGCagtttatttacagatactgcaatcaccatttggtgattttagcagggtggtacatgaagttagtcttgaacaaatggcaagtataatgacatataatatatacaggttatacaatgtgtatagggcaaatacaaacttcaactggcaataacatacaataaaaaataggagACTACAATTATGCAAGCATGTACACTGGTATGTAATGCGATTTaacaattcaactggttagtgcactttctaattccgaggaaaacaatgccaatgagggtgctgaaacaattgcattagtttgttccactcgactatggtgcgaggaaaaaatgaatacttaaagcaattattgcgtgtgggaaagggggttatggtgaggtcatgtctctgcctggtagagtagccagaagaaaaagaaaaaatatcggcTATGTCTACTTGATATTGGCCGTTAATTAGTTGGTACAGAAACTTAAGCCTTGAGTTACGGTATCTTAATGATAAATGTGAAAGTTGAGCTCTGCTTAATAGGTCAGTAACAGAAGTCCTCGAAAAATTATTGTAGACAAAACGAACTGCTCTAttttgcactttttctaatttgttaatgttagtctaagtaaaaggatcccatataaTAGCGGCGTAATCTAATATTGGTAAAACAATTGATTTGTACGCTAAAAGGCGGACAGAAGGAGTGGATAGTTTGAGAGCACGACATAGAAAAAAACAGTTTGTAAGTTGCATTGGCCGTTACATGTGTAATGTGTTTGTTCCAGCAGAGATCATTCGATA
The sequence above is drawn from the Rhipicephalus microplus isolate Deutch F79 chromosome 3, USDA_Rmic, whole genome shotgun sequence genome and encodes:
- the LOC142802981 gene encoding uncharacterized protein LOC142802981 translates to MSLRRLELMACVIGARLAEYVWSEPSLQLASGHIWTDFFVALHCIRGKTRNRDLFISIRVAEICKITKPDSWAHCSSSENPADLLTHGVSAKVFLESDKWLENASPDIRHPILLPAELKLTTLIVQAAHARTLHGGI